The following proteins are encoded in a genomic region of Reichenbachiella sp.:
- a CDS encoding MGH1-like glycoside hydrolase domain-containing protein, with protein MKNDLVTISLIGCLGLAVLMSCGQSQSSNVENLQPEFSNLFDLWGMPNNVKDRSVFSFSDLGAWHSYSLSPKPSGGFVGPYLMTDDNGIWASQQLVTLQLSLGGLALDWSSAKMIESLYLPGRLIQTYQLEGITIKQELIFISNRSTLVQYQIESNAKQPKVVADLKAATWLSGWSFSVDNDQLLLQSDSSKTKVLLTFDQPADGVIEANSFVGQEQEFDLNPNFPVKISYVQSTYFTESERRDDKEAIDKALVNPVWAFANNQKRWNDYLTKTLEKTDGQAIDSVYKDVAVKSLNTLINNWRSAAGELKHDGLFPSYAYGGFHGFWAWDSWKHSVGLADILPQLAKDQILTMYDYQDIDGMIADCIFRDTLIEKHNWRDTKPPLSGWAIAKVFETTQDTIFIKQLYPKLKKYHQWWYDFRDHDQNGLCEYGSTDGTRVAAAWESGMDNAVRFDEATMLTNGGGGYSLDQESVDLNAYLYAEKLYLVQLAQILGETSDAERYRQEALGLAEQIKEQFYDSGKGFFFDVMLDDKVIQIFGPEGWIPLWAGLATEEQAAAVANHIMDQSQFNTKVPLPTLDASHPKFNPKNGYWRGPVWLDQVYFAIRGLEKYGYHQEANELKNKLFNNAEGLMTDGPIRENYHPITGEGLNAKHFSWSAAHLLMLIRE; from the coding sequence ATGAAAAATGACTTAGTGACAATAAGCCTTATTGGATGTTTGGGACTTGCGGTTTTGATGTCTTGCGGCCAAAGCCAAAGTTCCAATGTCGAAAACCTGCAACCAGAATTTTCAAATTTGTTCGACCTTTGGGGTATGCCAAATAATGTAAAGGATCGCTCGGTCTTTAGTTTTTCAGACCTGGGTGCATGGCATAGTTATTCGCTGAGTCCGAAGCCGTCTGGAGGTTTTGTAGGCCCTTATTTGATGACCGACGACAATGGTATTTGGGCTTCTCAGCAGTTGGTTACACTGCAGTTGTCTTTGGGTGGTTTGGCATTGGATTGGTCTTCCGCCAAAATGATAGAAAGTCTCTATTTACCTGGGAGACTAATTCAGACTTATCAGTTAGAAGGCATCACGATCAAGCAAGAGCTGATCTTCATTTCCAACAGATCCACCTTGGTGCAATATCAAATCGAAAGCAACGCCAAACAGCCGAAGGTAGTGGCTGATCTGAAAGCAGCTACTTGGTTATCAGGGTGGTCTTTTAGTGTGGACAATGATCAACTATTGTTGCAATCTGATAGCAGCAAAACCAAGGTGTTGCTCACCTTTGATCAGCCTGCCGATGGCGTGATTGAAGCCAATTCGTTCGTTGGTCAGGAACAGGAATTTGATCTCAACCCTAATTTCCCGGTCAAGATCAGCTACGTGCAGTCGACATATTTCACCGAAAGTGAGAGAAGAGATGATAAAGAAGCGATAGACAAAGCACTGGTCAATCCGGTCTGGGCTTTCGCTAATAATCAAAAAAGGTGGAATGACTACCTGACAAAAACATTGGAGAAAACAGACGGACAGGCGATTGATTCTGTTTACAAAGACGTAGCGGTAAAATCCCTTAACACACTGATCAACAACTGGCGAAGCGCTGCCGGCGAATTGAAGCATGATGGATTGTTTCCGTCCTATGCCTACGGAGGATTTCATGGTTTTTGGGCTTGGGATTCGTGGAAACATTCCGTTGGATTGGCGGATATCCTTCCACAATTGGCCAAGGATCAAATACTGACCATGTATGATTATCAGGATATTGATGGCATGATTGCGGACTGTATTTTCAGGGATACGTTGATCGAAAAACACAACTGGAGAGATACCAAACCGCCACTATCAGGTTGGGCAATAGCCAAAGTATTTGAGACCACTCAGGATACAATATTTATTAAGCAGCTCTATCCAAAACTCAAAAAATATCATCAATGGTGGTACGATTTCCGCGATCACGACCAAAATGGCTTGTGCGAATATGGATCTACGGACGGCACCCGAGTAGCCGCTGCCTGGGAGAGCGGCATGGACAATGCCGTACGCTTCGATGAGGCCACCATGCTTACGAATGGAGGAGGCGGGTATTCCTTGGATCAAGAGTCGGTAGACCTCAATGCTTACCTTTATGCGGAGAAGTTGTACCTGGTTCAGTTGGCGCAAATACTGGGGGAAACTTCTGATGCAGAAAGATATCGGCAAGAAGCGTTAGGACTTGCTGAGCAGATAAAGGAGCAATTTTACGATAGCGGAAAAGGCTTTTTCTTCGATGTGATGTTGGATGATAAAGTCATTCAGATATTTGGTCCCGAAGGCTGGATTCCGCTTTGGGCGGGATTGGCTACGGAGGAGCAGGCTGCTGCCGTGGCTAATCACATCATGGATCAGTCTCAGTTCAACACCAAAGTACCACTACCAACCCTAGACGCTTCTCACCCAAAGTTCAATCCGAAAAATGGATACTGGCGTGGCCCGGTTTGGCTCGATCAGGTGTATTTTGCTATTCGAGGACTGGAAAAATATGGCTATCACCAAGAAGCCAACGAGCTCAAAAACAAACTGTTTAACAACGCCGAAGGCCTGATGACGGACGGGCCTATACGCGAAAATTATCACCCCATCACCGGCGAAGGCCTCAATGCCAAGCATTTTAGTTGGTCCGCTGCGCACCTATTGATGTTGATCAGAGAATAA
- a CDS encoding sulfotransferase: MNKQYTPIQIIGTQRSGSNLLRLMINELEGVVAPHPPHILKTFMPLLGQYGDLSDASNFRQLVEDACRLVETNPVVWENVALDREQIFAQSTNRNLIEIFKSIYEQMAAANGANFWCCKSMANVSYADQFESNGLKPLYIRLVRDGRDVAASFKKVAVGEKHSYHLAKYWNNLQQKSEDLVGNIGTDRAITIRYEDLIHEPEQVMRQICAFLGLPYSDQVFNYFQSEESKHTAASGFMWSNVTQPILKNNTQKYKSVLTEKEVEIFESIAGQMLMKNRYTVNGNKPLIFSAEEIREFEIENERLKKETLKQEHLKIDLQKRAAQEALVEEIKARKVMQMAELA; the protein is encoded by the coding sequence ATGAATAAGCAATATACGCCCATCCAAATCATAGGTACTCAGCGCTCTGGGTCCAATTTGCTAAGGCTCATGATCAATGAGTTGGAAGGTGTGGTAGCTCCTCACCCACCGCACATTCTCAAAACTTTCATGCCGCTTTTGGGGCAGTATGGCGATTTGTCTGATGCGTCAAACTTCAGACAACTGGTCGAAGATGCCTGCCGACTGGTGGAGACTAATCCTGTGGTTTGGGAAAATGTAGCTTTGGATAGAGAGCAAATTTTCGCACAGTCCACCAATCGAAATCTGATCGAAATTTTCAAAAGTATTTACGAACAAATGGCTGCTGCCAATGGTGCCAACTTTTGGTGTTGCAAAAGTATGGCCAACGTCAGTTATGCTGATCAATTCGAAAGTAATGGATTGAAGCCATTGTATATCCGTCTGGTTAGAGACGGCAGGGATGTAGCCGCTTCTTTCAAAAAAGTAGCGGTGGGTGAAAAACACAGCTACCATTTGGCGAAATATTGGAATAATCTCCAGCAAAAATCTGAAGATCTGGTCGGAAATATTGGGACCGATCGGGCCATCACAATTAGATATGAGGATTTGATCCATGAGCCAGAGCAGGTGATGCGTCAGATTTGTGCTTTTTTAGGTTTGCCTTATTCGGATCAGGTTTTCAATTATTTCCAATCAGAAGAATCCAAGCATACTGCTGCTTCTGGTTTTATGTGGTCTAACGTCACTCAGCCTATTCTCAAAAATAATACGCAGAAGTACAAATCTGTTTTAACCGAAAAAGAAGTCGAGATATTCGAATCAATCGCAGGTCAAATGCTGATGAAGAACAGGTACACCGTGAATGGCAATAAGCCATTAATTTTCTCCGCTGAAGAGATACGGGAATTTGAAATAGAAAATGAAAGATTGAAAAAAGAAACGCTCAAACAAGAGCATCTTAAAATTGATTTGCAAAAAAGAGCTGCACAAGAAGCTTTGGTAGAGGAGATCAAAGCTCGAAAAGTTATGCAAATGGCCGAATTGGCCTGA
- the chrA gene encoding chromate efflux transporter, producing MSDNSANLSMGYLFKTFLKVGSFSFGGFMALIAVLQKQMVEEDKTLDNQVLLDGVSLASILPGPLAVNTVGFVGYRLKGFWGGLLSMFAVTLPCFLLVLLFSVFYFQYGELQLFQTIISWVMPAIVVIILMVVVNMSKKHLTGASHIVLSAVALVAGQWLNGIFATLVVMLVGAVFGFFFLRKKEENALTTNITASTNHLIRHFAVLLAVIVVIVLGLYFFQNESLWLTNLKVLFTFSSMSLTLFGGGYVIIPIIQETIVESMQWLSLSEFNTALAISQITPGPILISATFIGYKVAGFTGACLATLGIFLPSGLLMIVCSHWLIRYKDNKNIKGIFEGLRPVVLGLILSAAITIARGTLTDEQALISFGLLLIAGLWFKLSTPMLMLSAMVIGLIGFLL from the coding sequence ATGTCAGATAATTCGGCGAACCTATCGATGGGTTATCTATTTAAGACATTTCTGAAAGTGGGGTCATTTTCATTTGGAGGGTTTATGGCATTGATTGCTGTCCTGCAAAAGCAAATGGTGGAAGAGGATAAAACGCTGGATAATCAAGTCTTACTAGACGGAGTGAGTCTGGCTTCCATTCTTCCGGGTCCTTTGGCTGTCAATACTGTAGGATTTGTTGGCTATCGACTCAAAGGCTTTTGGGGTGGTTTGCTGTCTATGTTTGCCGTTACCCTACCATGCTTTTTGTTGGTGCTTTTGTTTTCGGTTTTCTATTTCCAATACGGCGAACTGCAACTTTTCCAAACAATCATCTCATGGGTGATGCCAGCCATCGTAGTGATCATTCTGATGGTGGTAGTGAATATGTCAAAAAAGCATTTGACAGGTGCAAGTCATATTGTCTTGTCTGCCGTCGCTCTGGTAGCTGGTCAATGGCTCAACGGCATCTTTGCAACGTTGGTCGTGATGTTGGTTGGAGCTGTTTTTGGTTTTTTCTTTTTGAGAAAGAAGGAGGAGAACGCTTTGACAACTAATATCACTGCTTCTACAAACCATTTGATTCGGCATTTTGCCGTACTGCTGGCAGTTATTGTAGTGATAGTTTTAGGTCTTTATTTCTTTCAGAACGAGTCTCTTTGGCTAACCAATCTCAAAGTACTATTCACCTTTTCGTCAATGAGCCTGACCTTGTTTGGAGGTGGTTATGTCATCATACCGATCATACAAGAAACAATAGTAGAGTCCATGCAATGGCTGAGTTTGTCTGAGTTCAACACGGCACTGGCCATAAGCCAAATCACACCAGGTCCCATACTTATTAGTGCCACTTTCATCGGATACAAAGTAGCAGGTTTTACTGGGGCGTGCCTGGCAACTCTTGGGATTTTTTTACCATCAGGTTTGCTCATGATTGTTTGCAGTCACTGGCTGATACGCTACAAGGATAACAAAAATATCAAAGGAATTTTTGAAGGATTAAGGCCGGTAGTCCTCGGTTTGATACTATCCGCAGCAATTACGATTGCCAGAGGTACACTGACAGATGAGCAGGCCTTGATTTCTTTCGGATTACTGCTCATTGCAGGTCTTTGGTTCAAATTATCAACCCCTATGCTCATGCTTTCGGCTATGGTCATAGGTCTAATTGGATTTTTATTATGA
- a CDS encoding aryl-sulfate sulfotransferase, with protein MLTFIKHTPFLACLVLGYWLSSCQSETIQFTTDPVALPDSTNELRMKVSFDLNQEAEAYVAFWVKDKPDQKYYSPLSPVGQSHYMSLVGLKGITTYEYQVIARNEKTENSSDIQSFTTEKFPINVLHLRWDEEKVAGLDGYILSQRRMVNGIIYLIDQDGDVVWYQSVPKQPKLSHWTDKDRVLVLYGAAKHRNSSGDQIVEYDLLGNELFHLDLSKLNEPLEAHHEVRYNEEGNLLALVYEFQKHDLSKVGGSPDQQVMGDKIVKMDTSGQVLWSWSIFDYLNPALDSTILKTAEDWSHANSLSIDQDGNYLISFRNFNQVWKIDAQSGDVFWKLGEGGNIAVDSSGYFYGQHAFHINPEGSYQVFDNGRKERQTRIVTYQIEESNKTADIKTIIELPEDLYCDKMGSAYLMNNDNFLICAPRTNSLVVVNPVGEVLCRARVGIPDPYRAEYVPQLYDLSHVR; from the coding sequence ATGTTGACTTTTATTAAACATACCCCATTTTTAGCCTGTCTGGTGTTAGGCTATTGGCTTTCTTCTTGCCAGTCGGAAACTATTCAGTTTACTACGGATCCTGTAGCTCTTCCGGATTCTACGAATGAACTCCGAATGAAGGTCTCTTTTGACTTGAATCAGGAAGCTGAAGCTTACGTTGCATTTTGGGTCAAAGACAAACCAGATCAAAAGTATTACTCTCCACTTTCTCCTGTAGGCCAGAGTCACTACATGTCTTTAGTGGGGTTAAAGGGTATTACCACTTATGAGTATCAGGTAATCGCTAGAAATGAGAAGACGGAGAACAGCAGCGATATACAGAGTTTCACTACCGAGAAATTCCCAATCAATGTTCTGCACCTGCGTTGGGATGAGGAAAAAGTGGCGGGATTGGATGGTTATATTTTGTCTCAGCGAAGAATGGTAAATGGGATTATCTATTTGATAGATCAGGATGGAGATGTGGTGTGGTATCAAAGTGTACCCAAGCAACCGAAGCTATCACATTGGACAGATAAGGATCGGGTGCTCGTGCTTTATGGTGCCGCCAAGCATCGTAACAGTTCTGGTGATCAGATTGTGGAGTATGATTTATTAGGGAATGAACTTTTTCACCTCGATTTGAGCAAATTGAATGAACCATTAGAAGCACATCACGAAGTGAGATATAACGAGGAGGGCAATCTCCTGGCATTGGTCTACGAATTTCAAAAACACGATTTGTCGAAAGTGGGAGGGTCACCCGATCAGCAAGTGATGGGAGATAAAATCGTAAAAATGGACACTTCGGGTCAAGTGCTTTGGTCTTGGTCGATATTCGACTATCTCAATCCTGCTTTGGATTCCACCATTCTTAAAACCGCTGAGGATTGGAGTCATGCAAACAGTCTGTCTATAGATCAAGATGGGAATTATTTGATCTCATTTAGGAATTTCAATCAGGTTTGGAAAATCGATGCCCAAAGCGGAGACGTATTTTGGAAGCTGGGAGAGGGGGGCAATATCGCAGTGGACAGCTCTGGCTATTTTTATGGCCAACATGCCTTCCATATCAATCCAGAAGGAAGCTATCAGGTCTTCGACAATGGTAGAAAAGAACGCCAGACGCGAATAGTTACTTATCAAATAGAAGAGTCCAACAAAACGGCTGATATAAAAACAATCATTGAACTACCGGAGGATTTGTATTGCGACAAAATGGGCAGTGCTTATTTGATGAACAATGACAATTTCCTGATTTGCGCACCTCGTACCAATTCTCTTGTGGTGGTCAATCCAGTAGGAGAGGTATTGTGTAGGGCACGTGTTGGGATTCCGGATCCCTATCGTGCCGAGTATGTCCCGCAATTATACGATTTGAGCCATGTCAGATAA
- a CDS encoding tetratricopeptide repeat protein — translation MQKEEKLKNLNLLAEAYWELNADKSINYGLEALALAKELRNPKEEGYALLNICQGYLFNDSYDQALDYGLKSLKVREQVGDVKDIAYTLRTIGWLYYDIGYFDNALDYHFKVLDIHKELGDDERIAYSYNSLGIIYSSKKDHLKAISYSTQSLRLKLPFGNKERISSSHANLGTSYAALGELDLAQDHLEKALALIENTAEYFEQVEILNELANVQFQRKKYDLSEEYLERARQLIDSVNVNKVLKERNFFLSSALYKAKGDFEKSLEYLTSYDSIQKEILSDEKQNRLAEMRILYESERRENEVNLLKQEKEAEELRKNALIVGMVLLLVIGILIVNRLVSGMKKNKKIFEINQNLVKVQLEKEEVESARLKERLEYRKKELTKMGLFISQRNETYQLLANSLKKFDFLDRADAEQKIKSLISEFESRLKINEDIDGFYSDVEQLHDDFFFRLKEKFPNLTDNDMRLAAQLRLNLSSKEISSLNNISVKSVEISRYRLRKKLELDPEDILTDYLRDV, via the coding sequence GAATCCCAAAGAGGAAGGATATGCGTTATTAAATATTTGTCAAGGCTATTTGTTTAATGATTCCTATGATCAGGCCTTGGATTATGGTTTAAAATCGCTGAAGGTGAGGGAGCAAGTGGGGGATGTAAAAGATATTGCATACACCCTTCGAACGATCGGTTGGTTGTATTACGATATAGGATATTTTGACAATGCTCTTGATTATCACTTCAAAGTACTTGACATCCATAAGGAGCTCGGAGATGATGAGCGCATTGCCTATAGTTATAATAGCCTAGGTATAATATATTCAAGTAAAAAAGATCATCTAAAGGCCATATCCTATTCCACTCAGTCTTTAAGGCTCAAATTACCATTTGGAAACAAAGAAAGAATTTCCAGTTCACATGCCAATTTGGGAACAAGTTATGCTGCTTTAGGTGAGTTGGATTTGGCGCAAGATCATTTAGAAAAGGCTTTAGCACTAATAGAAAATACAGCTGAATATTTTGAACAAGTCGAAATTTTGAATGAATTGGCCAATGTGCAATTTCAGAGAAAAAAATATGATCTAAGTGAAGAATACTTAGAAAGAGCTCGGCAGCTCATTGACTCAGTAAATGTTAATAAAGTACTTAAAGAAAGAAATTTCTTTTTATCCTCGGCGCTTTACAAAGCAAAAGGTGATTTCGAAAAGTCACTGGAGTACCTCACATCTTATGATTCGATTCAAAAAGAAATACTTTCTGATGAGAAACAGAATCGATTAGCAGAAATGAGGATTTTGTACGAATCCGAACGTCGGGAGAATGAGGTTAATTTATTGAAACAAGAAAAGGAGGCAGAGGAGCTTCGAAAAAATGCGCTCATCGTAGGCATGGTGCTGCTGTTAGTCATTGGTATTTTGATTGTCAATAGATTGGTGAGCGGTATGAAGAAGAATAAGAAAATCTTCGAGATCAATCAGAACCTGGTCAAGGTCCAACTGGAAAAAGAAGAAGTAGAATCCGCACGCCTAAAGGAGCGTTTGGAATACCGAAAAAAGGAATTAACCAAGATGGGACTTTTCATCTCTCAGCGTAACGAGACTTATCAGCTACTCGCTAATTCATTAAAGAAATTCGACTTTTTAGATAGAGCCGATGCCGAACAAAAAATCAAATCATTGATAAGCGAATTTGAAAGCCGGTTGAAAATTAATGAGGACATCGATGGATTCTATTCTGATGTGGAGCAGCTGCATGATGACTTCTTCTTTAGACTGAAAGAAAAATTTCCAAACCTGACCGACAATGATATGCGTCTGGCTGCTCAACTGAGACTCAACCTAAGTTCCAAGGAGATATCTTCCCTCAACAATATCTCTGTAAAATCTGTAGAAATCAGTAGATATCGGCTGAGGAAGAAACTGGAGCTTGACCCCGAGGATATCCTTACCGACTACCTGCGTGATGTATAG